The Agrococcus carbonis genome has a window encoding:
- the glgX gene encoding glycogen debranching protein GlgX, whose product MTDTTADLPVWPGEAYPLGATFDGTGTNFAIYSESAERVELCLFDDDDVETRVELTEVDAFVWHAYLPTVQPGQRYGYRVHGPYDPAQGLRHNPAKLLLDPYAKATSGTIEWGQPLHSYDFGDPLSLNQDDSAPHMVKGVVINPFFDWTGDRHPRTPLDETIIYEAHVKGLTQTHPEVPEALRGTYAGIAHPAVIAHLQKIGVTAIELMPVHQFVHDAVLVEKGLRNYWGYNTLSFFAPHAEYASAGERGQQVQEFKAMVKSLHEAGIEVILDVVYNHTAEGNHLGPTLSWRGIDNQAYYRLVEGDEQHYMDYTGTGNSLNVSRPHPLQMIMDSLRYWVTEMRVDGFRFDLAATLAREFYDVDKLSTFFELVQQDPVISQVKLIAEPWDIGPGGYQVGNFPPVWAEWNGKYRDQVRDFWRGEPTALGEFATRLSGSADLYEHSGRRPVASINFVTAHDGFTLRDLVSYNEKHNDANGEGGQDGESHNRSYNYGVEGPTDDPAILAVRARQQRNFLATLLLSQGVPMLLHGDELGRTQQGNNNTYAQDSELSWIDWSSVDQPLIEFTAAVARLRREHPAFRRKRFFTGNTVRTGDGERLNDIVWLRPDATPMEADDWQAMEAEKTLGMYLNGNGIPGRGVRGERIVDNHFLIYCNASEEEREITIPPAEYAEAWDVLIDTGAEEEAVGPIQAGDVGRLAPRSFALLREHVPPVDQDHSVAASIAAASATDGRVATREPHPTGERPLHASAPTPAPDAPVEPGADGVVPGGDTEPDTEPDTEPRA is encoded by the coding sequence GTGACTGACACGACAGCCGATCTCCCCGTCTGGCCCGGCGAGGCCTACCCGCTGGGCGCCACGTTCGACGGCACCGGCACGAACTTCGCGATCTACTCCGAGTCGGCAGAGCGGGTCGAGCTGTGCCTCTTCGACGACGACGACGTCGAGACGCGCGTCGAGCTCACCGAGGTCGACGCGTTCGTGTGGCACGCGTACCTCCCGACGGTGCAGCCGGGCCAGCGCTACGGCTACCGCGTGCACGGGCCGTACGACCCCGCGCAGGGCCTGCGGCACAACCCCGCGAAGCTGCTGCTCGACCCCTACGCGAAGGCCACGAGCGGCACGATCGAGTGGGGCCAGCCGCTGCACAGCTACGACTTCGGCGACCCGCTGAGCCTCAACCAGGACGACTCCGCGCCGCACATGGTCAAGGGCGTCGTGATCAACCCGTTCTTCGACTGGACGGGCGACCGCCACCCCCGCACGCCGCTCGACGAGACGATCATCTACGAGGCGCACGTCAAGGGGCTCACGCAGACGCACCCCGAGGTGCCCGAGGCGCTCCGGGGCACCTACGCCGGCATCGCGCATCCGGCCGTCATCGCCCACCTGCAGAAGATCGGCGTGACCGCGATCGAGCTCATGCCCGTGCACCAGTTCGTGCACGACGCGGTGCTCGTCGAGAAGGGGCTGCGCAACTACTGGGGCTACAACACGCTGAGCTTCTTCGCGCCGCACGCCGAGTACGCGAGCGCCGGCGAGCGCGGCCAGCAGGTGCAGGAGTTCAAGGCGATGGTGAAGTCGCTGCACGAGGCCGGCATCGAGGTGATCCTCGACGTGGTCTACAACCACACCGCCGAGGGCAACCACCTGGGTCCGACGCTCAGCTGGCGCGGCATCGACAACCAGGCGTACTACCGCCTCGTCGAGGGCGACGAGCAGCACTACATGGACTACACGGGCACGGGCAACAGCCTCAACGTCTCGCGCCCGCACCCGCTGCAGATGATCATGGACAGCCTGCGCTACTGGGTGACCGAGATGCGCGTCGACGGCTTCCGCTTCGACCTCGCGGCGACGCTCGCGCGCGAGTTCTACGACGTCGACAAGCTCTCCACCTTCTTCGAGCTCGTGCAGCAGGATCCGGTCATCAGCCAGGTGAAGCTCATCGCCGAGCCGTGGGACATCGGCCCGGGCGGCTACCAGGTCGGCAACTTCCCGCCCGTGTGGGCCGAGTGGAACGGCAAGTACCGCGACCAGGTGCGCGACTTCTGGCGGGGCGAGCCCACGGCGCTCGGCGAGTTCGCGACCCGCCTCTCGGGCTCGGCCGACCTCTACGAGCACTCGGGGCGCCGGCCCGTCGCCTCCATCAACTTCGTCACCGCGCACGACGGCTTCACGCTCCGCGACCTCGTGAGCTACAACGAGAAGCACAACGACGCCAACGGCGAGGGCGGGCAGGACGGCGAGAGCCACAACCGCTCCTACAACTACGGCGTGGAGGGGCCCACCGACGATCCCGCGATCCTCGCGGTCCGCGCGCGCCAGCAGCGCAACTTCCTCGCGACGCTGCTGCTGAGCCAGGGCGTGCCGATGCTGCTGCACGGCGACGAGCTCGGCCGCACCCAGCAGGGCAACAACAACACGTACGCGCAGGACTCCGAGCTCAGCTGGATCGACTGGTCGAGCGTCGACCAGCCGCTCATCGAGTTCACCGCCGCCGTCGCGCGGCTGCGGCGCGAGCACCCCGCCTTCCGCCGCAAGCGCTTCTTCACCGGCAACACCGTGCGCACCGGCGACGGCGAGCGGCTCAACGACATCGTGTGGCTGCGCCCCGACGCGACGCCGATGGAGGCCGACGACTGGCAGGCGATGGAGGCCGAGAAGACCCTCGGCATGTACCTCAACGGCAACGGCATCCCCGGCCGCGGCGTGCGCGGCGAGCGCATCGTGGACAACCACTTCCTGATCTACTGCAACGCCTCCGAGGAGGAGCGCGAGATCACCATCCCGCCGGCCGAGTACGCCGAGGCGTGGGATGTGCTCATCGACACGGGCGCGGAGGAGGAGGCGGTGGGCCCGATCCAGGCGGGCGACGTCGGCCGGCTCGCACCGCGCTCGTTCGCGCTGCTGCGCGAGCACGTGCCGCCGGTCGACCAGGACCACTCGGTCGCCGCGTCGATCGCGGCGGCGAGCGCGACCGACGGCCGCGTGGCCACGCGCGAGCCGCACCCGACCGGTGAGCGCCCGCTCCACGCATCCGCCCCGACCCCCGCGCCCGACGCGCCCGTCGAGCCCGGCGCCGACGGCGTCGTGCCCGGCGGCGACACCGAGCCCGACACCGAACCCGACACCGAGCCGAGAGCCTGA
- a CDS encoding methyltransferase domain-containing protein, whose amino-acid sequence MTSSTPEAGPRRHTWDPQQYLAYADERGRPFVELVARVGAEAPGRVADLGCGPGNLTQLLTDRWPRARVTGVDASAAMIERARADHPLLEHPRLDWQLADARDWRPEAPLDVLVTNATLQWIPGHLELLPRLVGMLAPGGWLAMQVPGNFGEPSHTLRDEVAALPEFAEHTRAAHRPQAHDAADYLRALTALGLEVDAWETTYLHVLHGPDAVFEWVRATGARPVLEALPVELRPAFESAFKARLREAYPADAEGRVLLPFRRVFAVGRRD is encoded by the coding sequence GTGACGAGCTCGACCCCCGAGGCCGGACCCCGGCGCCACACCTGGGACCCGCAGCAGTACCTCGCCTACGCCGACGAGCGCGGGAGGCCGTTCGTCGAGCTCGTGGCCCGCGTCGGCGCCGAAGCCCCCGGGCGCGTCGCCGACCTCGGCTGCGGCCCCGGCAACCTCACCCAGCTGCTCACCGACCGGTGGCCCCGTGCGCGCGTGACGGGGGTCGACGCATCCGCCGCGATGATCGAGCGGGCGCGCGCGGATCACCCGCTGCTCGAGCACCCGCGCCTCGACTGGCAGCTCGCCGACGCGCGCGACTGGCGGCCCGAGGCGCCGCTCGACGTGCTGGTGACGAACGCGACGCTGCAGTGGATCCCCGGCCACCTTGAGCTGCTGCCGCGGCTGGTCGGCATGCTCGCGCCGGGCGGCTGGCTCGCGATGCAGGTGCCCGGCAACTTCGGCGAGCCGAGCCACACGCTGCGCGACGAGGTCGCTGCGCTGCCCGAGTTCGCCGAGCACACGCGCGCGGCGCACCGCCCGCAGGCGCACGACGCCGCCGACTACCTGCGCGCGCTCACGGCGCTCGGCCTCGAGGTCGACGCGTGGGAGACGACCTACCTGCACGTGCTGCACGGGCCGGATGCGGTGTTCGAGTGGGTGCGCGCGACCGGCGCGCGGCCCGTGCTCGAGGCGCTGCCGGTGGAGCTGCGGCCCGCGTTCGAGTCGGCCTTCAAGGCCCGGCTGCGGGAGGCCTATCCGGCGGATGCCGAGGGGCGCGTGCTGCTGCCGTTCCGGCGCGTGTTCGCGGTGGGCCGGCGCGACTGA
- a CDS encoding YbaK/EbsC family protein translates to MTLPTKAASIQQQLRDMGIDREIIHFPEGVHTAKAAAAALGIEVGAIANSLVFWMADAPLLVMTSGRHRVDTAALAEQLGEGPIERADPQQVRAATGQVIGGVAPLGHPAPIRTIVDVALRDYPRLSAAAGTPETVFMLDYDELLRITGGEERVVGD, encoded by the coding sequence ATGACGCTCCCGACGAAGGCCGCCTCCATCCAGCAGCAGCTGCGCGACATGGGCATCGACCGCGAGATCATCCACTTCCCCGAGGGAGTCCACACGGCGAAGGCCGCGGCCGCCGCGCTCGGCATCGAAGTGGGCGCGATCGCCAACTCGCTCGTGTTCTGGATGGCGGATGCGCCGCTGCTCGTCATGACGTCGGGTCGCCATCGCGTCGACACCGCCGCGCTCGCCGAGCAGCTCGGCGAGGGCCCGATCGAGCGCGCCGACCCGCAGCAGGTGCGCGCCGCGACCGGTCAGGTGATCGGCGGCGTCGCGCCGCTCGGTCACCCCGCGCCCATCCGCACGATCGTCGACGTCGCGCTGCGCGACTACCCGCGGCTCTCGGCCGCGGCCGGCACCCCCGAGACGGTCTTCATGCTCGACTACGACGAGCTGCTGCGCATCACCGGCGGCGAGGAGCGCGTCGTCGGCGACTGA
- a CDS encoding ABC transporter permease, producing MTQTQAQTPPPAAPPEARPAPDARAGLGAWLRMLWVVVGLELRQRVRSVAWYVLLGVVALVVGGVIVVLWLSLQGYQRDIGGAIFATTIFLVMLVTSLVTPALSGNAINGDREAGTLASTQVTQVSATQLVLGKVVGSWIASLGFLAVCVPFMLAAAALGGLRPEAVLVSIPIVVLEIGVVSAIGVGLSGVIRKPVLSTVVSYLVVATFAVGTLIGFGVATIALQSEEQRPELTWEYDETTGNATCIDTGRTYETVVPRTDRVWWMLAANPYVILADATPPHFDSGGYPDDLFGQIALMVRMAQEPPHIESCADYDARGAWEDPAEGVFDRTAPSWFVGMAIHVGLAALATWGAIVAVRAPARTLAPGSRIA from the coding sequence ATGACGCAGACGCAGGCGCAGACCCCGCCCCCCGCGGCGCCGCCCGAGGCGCGTCCGGCGCCGGATGCGCGCGCGGGCCTCGGCGCGTGGCTCCGGATGCTGTGGGTCGTCGTGGGCCTCGAGCTGCGCCAGCGCGTGCGCTCGGTCGCCTGGTACGTGCTGCTCGGCGTCGTCGCGCTCGTCGTCGGCGGCGTCATCGTCGTGCTGTGGCTCTCGCTGCAGGGCTACCAGCGCGACATCGGCGGGGCGATCTTCGCGACCACGATCTTCCTCGTCATGCTCGTCACCTCGCTCGTGACGCCCGCGCTCTCGGGCAACGCGATCAACGGCGACCGCGAAGCGGGCACGCTCGCCTCGACGCAGGTCACCCAGGTGTCGGCGACGCAGCTCGTGCTCGGCAAGGTCGTCGGCTCCTGGATCGCGTCGCTCGGCTTCCTCGCCGTCTGCGTGCCGTTCATGCTCGCCGCCGCGGCGCTCGGGGGCCTGCGGCCCGAGGCGGTGCTCGTCTCGATCCCGATCGTCGTGCTGGAGATCGGCGTGGTCTCGGCGATCGGCGTCGGCCTCTCGGGCGTCATCCGCAAGCCCGTGCTCTCGACGGTCGTGAGCTACCTCGTCGTCGCGACCTTCGCCGTCGGCACGCTCATCGGCTTCGGGGTCGCGACGATCGCGCTCCAATCCGAGGAGCAGCGGCCGGAGCTGACGTGGGAGTACGACGAGACGACCGGCAACGCGACGTGCATCGACACGGGCCGCACCTACGAGACGGTCGTGCCGCGCACCGATCGCGTGTGGTGGATGCTCGCGGCGAACCCCTACGTCATCCTCGCCGACGCGACCCCGCCGCACTTCGACTCGGGCGGCTACCCCGACGACCTCTTCGGGCAGATCGCCCTCATGGTCCGCATGGCGCAGGAGCCGCCGCACATCGAGTCGTGCGCCGACTACGACGCGCGCGGCGCATGGGAGGATCCGGCCGAGGGCGTCTTCGACCGCACGGCGCCGAGCTGGTTCGTCGGCATGGCGATCCACGTGGGGCTCGCGGCGCTCGCGACTTGGGGCGCGATCGTCGCGGTGCGCGCCCCGGCCCGCACGCTCGCGCCGGGCAGCCGCATCGCCTGA
- a CDS encoding EamA family transporter, which produces MPRIRRLSPGGAVAGLLLVLCSIASVQLGASIAKTVFDRIDPAALTLLRLTFAAVVLLAIARPRIRSWDGAAWRSIVALGIALAGMNLLFYLALPRIPIAVAVTLELVGPLVLALVQSRRLVDVAWVGLAAIGVGVLGAQSIGGDLDPLGVVLALAAGGCWAAYILASAAVGRNVPGVGGLAGALVIATVAVLPFGLLGAIDAVAADASVLLPAFAIAMLSSAIAYGLELLALRRVPTRVFGILMALEPAAAAIFGFLVVGELLSGWDLLALALVVAASAGVAVTAARARPMPPETGQVPLIP; this is translated from the coding sequence GTGCCCCGCATCCGCCGCCTCTCCCCCGGTGGCGCGGTCGCGGGCCTGCTGCTCGTGCTGTGCTCGATCGCGTCGGTGCAGCTCGGCGCCTCGATCGCCAAGACCGTCTTCGACCGCATCGACCCCGCCGCGCTCACGCTGCTGCGGCTCACGTTCGCAGCGGTCGTGCTGCTCGCGATCGCGCGGCCGCGCATCCGCTCGTGGGACGGGGCGGCGTGGCGCTCGATCGTGGCGCTCGGCATCGCGCTCGCGGGCATGAACCTGCTGTTCTACCTCGCGCTGCCCCGGATCCCGATCGCCGTCGCCGTGACGCTCGAGCTCGTCGGGCCCCTCGTGCTCGCGCTCGTGCAATCGCGGCGGCTCGTCGACGTCGCGTGGGTCGGGCTCGCGGCGATCGGCGTCGGAGTGCTCGGCGCGCAGTCGATCGGCGGCGACCTCGACCCGCTCGGGGTCGTGCTCGCCCTCGCGGCGGGCGGCTGCTGGGCGGCGTACATCCTCGCCTCGGCCGCCGTGGGGCGGAACGTGCCCGGCGTCGGCGGGCTCGCGGGCGCGCTCGTGATCGCGACGGTCGCGGTGCTGCCGTTCGGGCTGCTCGGCGCGATCGACGCGGTGGCCGCCGACGCGAGCGTGCTGCTGCCGGCGTTCGCGATCGCGATGCTCTCGAGCGCGATCGCGTACGGCCTCGAGCTGCTCGCGCTGCGGCGCGTGCCGACGCGCGTGTTCGGCATCCTCATGGCGCTCGAGCCCGCGGCGGCGGCGATCTTCGGGTTCCTCGTGGTGGGCGAGCTGCTGAGCGGCTGGGACCTGCTCGCGCTCGCGCTCGTCGTCGCGGCCTCGGCGGGCGTCGCGGTGACGGCGGCGCGGGCGCGGCCGATGCCCCCGGAGACGGGGCAGGTGCCGCTCATCCCGTAG
- a CDS encoding ABC transporter ATP-binding protein — MASAPPPPAASTPEPSAAPHLAVAGAPEPLAASAPVFVDPLAHGEPRPSLDAGGIVVDGVGRSFGAVQAVRHMTFHAKPGRVTGLIGPNGAGKTTLLLMLASLLAPDAGEIRIAGADPVRDPAAVRRAMGWMPDVLGTWRSLSPRVILTTVGRLHGMPRDAARARADELIAQARLDELADRPSRVLSRGQQQRLGLARALVHRPSVLLLDEPAAGLDPTSRLELRQLLRGFAASGGTVLISSHDLSELDELAEDAVFVDRGEVVGGERLVLARQAVREWRIRALDAAALSYQLAHIGVPFDRVRIEGELAHVGLESDEAAAAVLAHLVRAGVAITHFAPAVGDIERTYLGLAGGPGTGGAR; from the coding sequence ATGGCATCCGCGCCCCCGCCGCCCGCGGCGAGCACTCCAGAGCCGTCCGCGGCCCCGCACCTCGCCGTCGCCGGCGCGCCCGAGCCGCTCGCGGCATCCGCCCCCGTCTTCGTCGACCCGCTCGCGCACGGCGAGCCGCGCCCGTCGCTCGACGCGGGCGGCATCGTCGTCGACGGCGTCGGCCGCAGCTTCGGCGCGGTGCAGGCGGTGCGGCACATGACCTTCCACGCGAAGCCCGGCCGCGTCACCGGCCTCATCGGGCCGAACGGCGCGGGCAAGACGACGCTCCTGCTCATGCTCGCATCGCTCCTCGCGCCCGACGCGGGCGAGATCCGCATCGCGGGCGCCGATCCCGTGCGCGACCCGGCGGCGGTGCGCCGCGCGATGGGATGGATGCCGGATGTGCTCGGCACGTGGCGTTCGCTCAGCCCCCGCGTGATCCTCACGACCGTCGGGCGGCTGCACGGCATGCCGCGGGACGCCGCCCGCGCCCGCGCCGACGAGCTCATCGCGCAGGCGCGCCTCGACGAGCTCGCGGACCGCCCGAGCCGCGTGCTCTCCCGCGGCCAGCAGCAGCGGCTCGGCCTCGCCCGCGCGCTCGTGCACCGCCCGAGCGTGCTGCTGCTCGACGAGCCGGCGGCGGGCCTCGATCCCACCTCGCGCCTCGAGCTGCGCCAGCTGCTGCGCGGCTTCGCGGCGAGCGGCGGCACCGTGCTCATCTCGAGCCACGACCTCTCCGAGCTCGACGAACTCGCCGAGGACGCCGTGTTCGTCGACCGCGGCGAGGTCGTCGGCGGCGAGCGGCTCGTGCTCGCCCGGCAGGCCGTGCGCGAGTGGCGCATCCGCGCGCTCGACGCCGCGGCGCTCTCGTACCAGCTCGCCCACATCGGCGTGCCGTTCGACCGGGTGCGGATCGAGGGCGAGCTCGCCCACGTCGGCCTCGAGAGCGACGAGGCGGCCGCGGCCGTGCTCGCGCACCTCGTGCGCGCCGGCGTCGCCATCACCCACTTCGCGCCCGCCGTCGGCGACATCGAGCGCACCTACCTCGGGCTCGCAGGCGGCCCCGGCACCGGAGGTGCACGATGA
- the treY gene encoding malto-oligosyltrehalose synthase yields MRTPQSTYRLQITEAFTLFDAAERLEALADLGVDWVYLSPILQAEPGSDHGYDVVSHARVDPVRGGREGLDALAAEAQRLGMGVLVDIVPNHMGVATPEHNSWWWQVLEGGQESPLADAFDIDWEAGGGTLLLPIVGDDDWSEDGTVAHLSVERGPDGEARALRYWDTRLPVAPGTGDGLAQQVLERQHYRLVHWRQADDRLNYRRFFAVTSLAAVRVELPEVFEATHVEIERWFDERLVQGLRVDHPDGLRDPAGYLDDLDRLTGGAFVLVEKILEPGEQLPRWATAGTTGYDTLGLIDRVLTDASAEAALDAIDQRLRGGERVDWAEMTHRTKRRIADTILRAEVLRLEREVRASRAFDEAHGGTAAPTDTADAIAELLACFPVYRSYLPEGIEHLRTAAARAAEARPDLAATIERLLPVLADPRQDAALRFQQTSGMVMAKGVEDTAFYRYSRLTSLNEVGGDPEVFAVDPAEFHALMRRRQAEWPHAMNALSTHDTKRGEDVRARITTIAELPGRWEALLDRLLVFAPAQGRAFVNLLLQAVVGAWPADEQRLVDYMRKAAREADAHTHWTDPNATFESQLAELVRHVLADPARRDVEAFLAETEEGFRANVLSAKLLNLTIPGFPDVYQGAEALEQSLVDPDNRRPVDWGQMDALRERAREPLSGGWSLEVAKVRLVREALRLRRAHPERFEGYRALEPQGEAAEHAIAFDRGGAIAIATRLPIALAARGGWGDTTIELPEGHWVELLTGRALRGGETRLDLLLGTAPVALLTRD; encoded by the coding sequence GTGCGCACGCCGCAGAGCACGTACCGACTGCAGATCACCGAGGCGTTCACCCTCTTCGACGCGGCCGAGCGGCTCGAGGCGCTCGCCGACCTCGGCGTCGACTGGGTCTACCTCTCGCCCATCCTCCAGGCCGAGCCGGGCAGCGACCACGGCTACGACGTCGTCTCGCACGCGCGCGTCGATCCGGTGCGCGGCGGGCGCGAGGGGCTGGATGCGCTCGCGGCCGAGGCGCAGCGGCTCGGCATGGGCGTGCTCGTCGACATCGTGCCCAACCACATGGGCGTCGCGACCCCCGAGCACAACAGCTGGTGGTGGCAGGTGCTCGAGGGCGGGCAGGAGAGCCCGCTCGCCGACGCGTTCGACATCGACTGGGAGGCGGGCGGCGGCACGCTGCTGCTGCCGATCGTCGGCGACGACGACTGGTCGGAGGACGGCACGGTCGCGCACCTGAGCGTCGAGCGCGGACCCGACGGCGAGGCGCGGGCGCTGCGCTACTGGGACACGCGGCTGCCGGTCGCGCCCGGCACGGGCGACGGCCTCGCCCAGCAGGTGCTCGAGCGCCAGCACTACCGGCTCGTGCACTGGCGGCAGGCCGACGACCGGCTCAACTACCGGCGCTTCTTCGCCGTCACGTCGCTCGCGGCGGTGCGGGTCGAGCTGCCCGAGGTCTTCGAGGCGACGCACGTCGAGATCGAGCGCTGGTTCGACGAGCGGCTCGTGCAGGGCCTGCGGGTCGACCACCCCGACGGGCTGCGCGACCCCGCGGGCTACCTCGACGACCTCGACCGGCTCACCGGCGGCGCGTTCGTGCTCGTCGAGAAGATCCTCGAGCCGGGCGAGCAGCTGCCGCGCTGGGCGACCGCCGGCACGACCGGCTACGACACGCTCGGCCTCATCGACCGCGTGCTGACCGACGCATCCGCCGAGGCCGCCCTCGACGCGATCGACCAGCGCCTGCGCGGCGGCGAGCGGGTCGACTGGGCCGAGATGACCCACCGCACGAAGCGCCGCATCGCCGATACGATCCTGCGCGCCGAGGTGCTGCGGCTCGAGCGCGAGGTGCGGGCGTCGCGCGCGTTCGACGAGGCGCACGGCGGCACGGCGGCGCCGACCGACACCGCCGACGCGATCGCCGAGCTGCTCGCGTGCTTCCCCGTCTACCGCTCGTACCTGCCCGAGGGGATCGAGCACCTGCGCACCGCTGCCGCGCGCGCGGCCGAGGCTCGGCCCGACCTCGCGGCGACGATCGAGCGGCTGCTGCCGGTGCTCGCGGATCCCCGGCAGGATGCGGCGCTGCGGTTCCAGCAGACGAGCGGCATGGTCATGGCCAAGGGCGTCGAGGACACCGCGTTCTACCGCTACTCGCGCCTCACGAGCCTCAACGAGGTCGGCGGCGACCCCGAGGTCTTCGCCGTCGATCCTGCCGAGTTCCACGCGCTCATGCGGCGCCGGCAGGCCGAGTGGCCGCACGCGATGAACGCGCTCTCGACCCACGACACGAAGCGCGGCGAGGACGTGCGGGCGCGCATCACGACGATCGCCGAGCTGCCGGGCCGCTGGGAGGCGCTGCTCGACCGCCTGCTCGTCTTCGCGCCCGCGCAGGGCCGGGCCTTCGTCAACCTGCTGCTGCAGGCGGTCGTCGGCGCGTGGCCCGCCGACGAGCAGCGGCTCGTCGACTACATGCGCAAGGCCGCGCGCGAGGCCGACGCCCACACCCACTGGACCGACCCGAACGCGACGTTCGAGTCGCAGCTCGCCGAGCTCGTGCGGCACGTGCTCGCCGATCCCGCGCGCCGCGACGTCGAGGCGTTCCTCGCCGAGACCGAGGAGGGCTTCCGCGCCAACGTGCTCTCGGCCAAGCTGCTCAACCTCACGATCCCCGGCTTCCCCGACGTCTACCAGGGCGCCGAGGCCCTCGAGCAGTCGCTCGTCGACCCCGACAACCGCCGCCCGGTCGATTGGGGGCAGATGGATGCGCTGCGCGAGCGGGCGCGCGAGCCCCTGTCGGGCGGGTGGTCGCTCGAGGTCGCCAAGGTGCGGCTCGTGCGCGAGGCGCTGCGCCTGCGGCGCGCGCACCCCGAGCGGTTCGAGGGCTACCGGGCGCTCGAACCGCAGGGGGAGGCGGCCGAGCACGCCATCGCGTTCGACCGAGGCGGCGCGATCGCGATCGCGACGCGGCTGCCGATCGCGCTCGCCGCGCGAGGCGGCTGGGGCGACACGACGATCGAGCTGCCCGAGGGGCACTGGGTCGAGCTGCTGACCGGCCGTGCGCTGCGCGGCGGCGAGACGCGCCTCGACCTGCTGCTCGGCACGGCGCCGGTGGCGCTCCTCACGCGCGACTGA